In one Staphylococcus lutrae genomic region, the following are encoded:
- a CDS encoding CPBP family intramembrane glutamic endopeptidase gives MTTSSKNIAWRDLWAIAVLLVVQQLLKVILNTGILSHHAIPDTILLLLADIITSLSVILYLAWSHRHGLTTHMADALRRAKKHLRLMIWAYVLYMVSMFVTHLLIYFLPEQWQYKETGNQEALTTLFHEPALLPVIFLSLVVISPITEELLFRHLLIGVIGQKFGITFMGVVSIVFFAMLHMSAAHSPFEILPYLLLAILFVVTYIKSGCNIAVSIMMHMFNNGISFVGVILQVFYL, from the coding sequence ATGACGACTTCATCAAAAAATATCGCTTGGCGTGATTTATGGGCCATAGCCGTTTTACTGGTTGTTCAACAACTTCTTAAAGTGATTTTAAATACTGGGATTCTCAGTCATCATGCCATTCCTGACACAATCTTATTACTCCTGGCAGATATCATCACATCCCTGTCAGTCATCTTATATTTAGCTTGGTCACACCGGCATGGGTTGACCACTCATATGGCAGATGCATTGCGACGTGCAAAAAAACATCTGCGCCTGATGATCTGGGCTTATGTCCTCTATATGGTGAGTATGTTTGTAACCCATTTGCTAATCTATTTTTTGCCGGAACAATGGCAATACAAAGAAACCGGCAATCAAGAAGCGCTGACAACCTTATTCCATGAGCCTGCGTTGTTGCCCGTTATATTTTTAAGTTTAGTCGTTATATCACCTATAACAGAAGAGCTCCTTTTTCGCCATCTCTTGATTGGGGTCATAGGACAAAAATTTGGCATCACTTTTATGGGCGTGGTGTCTATCGTGTTTTTTGCAATGCTTCATATGTCAGCAGCCCACTCTCCTTTTGAAATTTTGCCCTATTTATTATTGGCCATTCTGTTCGTCGTGACGTATATCAAAAGTGGTTGCAATATTGCCGTTTCTATTATGATGCATATGTTTAACAATGGCATTTCTTTTGTTGGTGTGATACTTCAAGTCTTTTATTTATAA
- a CDS encoding GNAT family N-acetyltransferase, with protein MTVYIETERLKLRDWYDEDLLPFQQLNANRKVRQYFPSLLSYQRTARDFEAMRSYLKQYQLGLFAVELKATREWIGFIGVNYIPKAVDYTFKELPFYEIGWRLSPEVWDNGIATEGAQAVLSYIAEQGITEVYAMAAKINQASIRVMEKIGMSHYDDFDKPGLSEHHVLRPQVRYKKELKRA; from the coding sequence ATGACCGTTTATATAGAGACTGAACGATTAAAACTGAGAGATTGGTATGATGAAGATTTGCTTCCATTTCAACAACTGAATGCGAATCGTAAAGTGCGTCAATATTTTCCTAGTTTATTGAGTTATCAGCGAACAGCGCGTGACTTTGAGGCGATGCGATCTTATTTAAAGCAATATCAATTAGGGCTATTTGCGGTGGAATTGAAAGCGACAAGAGAATGGATTGGTTTTATTGGTGTCAATTACATCCCTAAAGCGGTCGATTACACATTTAAGGAACTGCCTTTTTATGAAATTGGTTGGAGATTGTCTCCTGAAGTTTGGGATAATGGTATCGCAACTGAAGGGGCTCAGGCAGTGCTTTCATATATTGCAGAGCAGGGGATAACAGAAGTGTATGCAATGGCAGCTAAAATCAATCAAGCTTCGATTCGAGTCATGGAAAAGATAGGGATGTCCCATTACGATGACTTTGACAAGCCGGGTTTAAGTGAACATCATGTTTTGAGGCCTCAAGTGCGTTATAAAAAGGAATTGAAGCGCGCATAA
- a CDS encoding ABC transporter ATP-binding protein/permease encodes MRELHQWVRKFYVLPLCMAIVCIGLALTVVAQNVTIGKILERLLLQQPTTWWIGIVFLACILLLRATFDYFNRWLGERLAHRVRQAVRHQLLNDSKHQAVGTRLTMATETLSEMLPFYRQYLPQVFKSTFIPLAIMMTMFVVHLPTAIIMLVTAPFIPIFYIVFGLKTRDDAKDQMTFLNQFGQRFLSLTKGLVTLKLFNRSEEAVTTIEAESTQFRDKTMVILRSAFLSGLMLEFISMLGIGLVALEVGLSLIVFHSIQFGTAAIAMLMAPEFYNAIKDLGQAFHTGKESEGASEVIHEAIVHEEAVIDAPRMTNPAQQALIQVRQLSYHYPQMASNVLHDIQFDVFEGDHIALVGPSGTGKSTLVRLLLGELSPQKGTICYQKNDIKIGYLSQNPYIFNATIAENVAVFHEVTVEKVMSALEAVQLKPVVERLRNGIDTLIGEGGEMLSGGEMRRIELARLLVLEPDFVVLDEPVAGLDQATERVIQETLNRYFRHTTRLTIAHRQQTIAQATRRIFLDQGTIQADDHDIQIQLKREDVGGEQ; translated from the coding sequence ATGAGAGAATTGCACCAATGGGTAAGAAAGTTTTATGTGTTGCCGCTCTGTATGGCGATCGTTTGTATCGGTCTCGCACTCACCGTCGTTGCACAAAATGTGACGATAGGAAAAATATTAGAACGATTGTTGTTACAACAGCCTACAACATGGTGGATAGGGATTGTTTTTTTAGCGTGCATCCTACTTTTACGTGCAACTTTTGATTACTTCAATCGTTGGTTAGGTGAGCGTCTCGCACATCGAGTCCGTCAAGCAGTGCGGCATCAGCTGTTGAATGATTCAAAACATCAAGCGGTAGGAACGCGTCTCACGATGGCTACTGAAACATTGTCTGAAATGTTACCCTTTTATCGACAGTATTTACCCCAAGTATTCAAATCAACATTCATTCCGCTTGCCATTATGATGACCATGTTTGTCGTACATTTACCCACCGCTATCATCATGCTAGTGACAGCGCCATTCATTCCTATTTTTTATATTGTTTTTGGCCTTAAAACACGGGATGATGCCAAAGATCAAATGACTTTTTTGAATCAGTTTGGTCAACGCTTTTTAAGCTTGACGAAAGGGTTGGTCACTTTAAAACTATTTAATCGTTCTGAAGAAGCGGTGACGACAATTGAAGCAGAGAGTACACAATTTCGCGATAAAACAATGGTGATTTTAAGAAGTGCTTTTTTATCTGGCTTGATGTTGGAGTTCATAAGTATGTTAGGGATAGGTCTCGTGGCTTTGGAGGTAGGTTTAAGTTTAATTGTTTTTCACTCCATCCAATTTGGCACGGCAGCGATTGCAATGCTCATGGCTCCCGAATTTTATAACGCCATTAAAGATTTAGGTCAAGCCTTTCATACAGGTAAAGAAAGTGAAGGGGCAAGTGAGGTAATTCATGAAGCGATTGTTCATGAAGAAGCAGTCATTGATGCTCCACGCATGACAAATCCTGCTCAGCAAGCGCTCATTCAAGTGCGTCAATTATCGTATCATTACCCGCAAATGGCATCGAACGTTTTACACGATATTCAGTTTGATGTGTTTGAAGGGGACCATATTGCACTTGTCGGTCCGAGTGGCACAGGGAAATCAACATTAGTTCGTTTATTATTAGGTGAACTGTCGCCGCAAAAAGGGACAATTTGTTATCAAAAGAACGATATCAAAATCGGCTATTTATCGCAAAATCCTTATATTTTTAATGCCACCATTGCTGAAAATGTCGCTGTATTTCATGAAGTGACTGTAGAGAAAGTCATGTCAGCTTTGGAAGCGGTTCAATTGAAGCCTGTCGTTGAGCGACTCCGTAATGGTATCGATACATTGATTGGTGAAGGTGGCGAGATGTTGTCTGGCGGTGAAATGCGACGTATCGAGTTGGCAAGATTGCTTGTTTTAGAACCAGACTTTGTTGTGTTAGATGAGCCAGTTGCAGGACTAGACCAAGCAACAGAACGCGTTATTCAGGAAACGTTAAATCGTTATTTTCGTCATACGACGCGGTTGACGATTGCACATCGTCAGCAAACGATTGCACAGGCGACCCGTCGGATTTTTCTTGATCAAGGAACAATACAAGCCGATGATCACGATATCCAAATACAGCTCAAACGCGAGGATGTTGGAGGTGAACAGTGA
- a CDS encoding TIGR00730 family Rossman fold protein: MQRIAVFCGASKGFNDTYVKSAYELGTYLAKQDIELIFGAGSVGMMGAIQDGVLDHGGRAIGVMPRFLDDREITSQKVSELILVDSMHERKQKMAELADAFVIAPGGAGSLEEFFEVYCWAQIGLHQKPMGMFNINGFFTPLESLIQHMIKEGFIDEKYAALAGLYDTPATLLEGLKNAKPLSVRTYN, encoded by the coding sequence ATACAACGTATAGCTGTATTCTGTGGTGCAAGCAAAGGGTTTAATGATACATATGTCAAATCGGCTTATGAACTTGGGACGTATCTTGCTAAACAAGATATCGAACTCATTTTTGGCGCAGGCTCCGTCGGTATGATGGGTGCCATTCAAGACGGTGTTTTAGATCATGGCGGTCGTGCTATCGGTGTCATGCCCCGCTTTCTAGATGATCGTGAAATTACAAGTCAAAAAGTTTCCGAACTCATATTAGTGGATTCCATGCATGAACGAAAACAAAAAATGGCTGAACTTGCTGATGCTTTCGTTATTGCACCCGGAGGCGCGGGTTCGCTAGAGGAATTTTTCGAAGTGTATTGTTGGGCACAAATTGGATTACATCAAAAACCTATGGGTATGTTTAATATCAACGGGTTTTTTACACCTTTAGAATCATTAATCCAACATATGATTAAAGAAGGATTCATTGATGAAAAATATGCTGCGCTTGCAGGTCTGTATGACACGCCAGCCACATTATTAGAAGGACTAAAAAATGCCAAACCCCTTTCTGTTCGCACATACAACTAA
- a CDS encoding aldo/keto reductase, whose protein sequence is MDQIVINQHVSYSRIIQGFFRALEWQKSPQEMNRFIHELVDRGITTMDHADIYGHGSVESLFGDALALSPGLRDKIQLVSKCGVILPDVNDGHQKGHRYDLSKAHIKRTVERTLMAFQVEHLDSLLIHRPSPLMKPCDITDALKDLVDEGKLLSFGVSNFKNAQYELLNRCLKDDKFHIAVNQIEVSPYHLDAFHDGTIDNMYREGVKLMAWSPLAGGKLFDRNDEVASRVLPVLQQIAEQHHTSIGAVVSAWFKKHPADIMPVLGTQRLARIDEMIAGLQMELHEQEWFDIYTAAQGQDIP, encoded by the coding sequence ATGGATCAAATCGTTATTAATCAGCATGTGTCGTACTCAAGGATTATTCAAGGCTTTTTTCGTGCTTTAGAATGGCAAAAGTCGCCACAAGAAATGAACCGTTTTATTCATGAATTGGTTGATCGTGGTATTACGACAATGGATCATGCGGATATTTATGGTCATGGGTCGGTTGAAAGCCTGTTTGGGGACGCACTGGCTTTGTCACCAGGACTACGGGATAAAATTCAACTTGTAAGTAAGTGCGGTGTGATTTTGCCGGATGTGAATGATGGGCATCAGAAGGGCCATCGTTATGATTTAAGTAAAGCCCACATTAAACGTACTGTAGAGCGCACATTAATGGCGTTTCAAGTGGAGCATTTAGATAGTTTATTGATTCATCGTCCGTCACCGCTCATGAAACCTTGTGATATCACAGATGCTTTAAAAGATCTCGTCGACGAAGGAAAACTATTGTCATTTGGTGTTTCAAACTTTAAGAATGCACAGTATGAACTGTTGAATCGTTGCTTGAAAGATGACAAGTTCCATATTGCTGTGAATCAAATTGAAGTCTCTCCTTATCATTTAGATGCGTTTCATGATGGGACGATAGACAATATGTATCGAGAAGGGGTAAAATTAATGGCTTGGAGCCCATTGGCAGGCGGGAAGTTATTTGATCGCAATGATGAGGTTGCTTCACGCGTTTTGCCTGTATTGCAACAGATTGCTGAACAACATCATACTTCAATAGGTGCGGTTGTATCAGCCTGGTTTAAAAAGCATCCAGCAGATATCATGCCAGTGTTAGGTACACAGCGATTGGCACGCATTGATGAAATGATTGCGGGATTGCAAATGGAGTTACATGAGCAAGAGTGGTTTGACATCTATACTGCTGCGCAAGGGCAAGATATTCCATAA
- a CDS encoding CobW family GTP-binding protein, protein MNKKNKSLTIVHGFLGSGKTTFLNHYMTQILKKDEKVALIVNEFGEFDVDSHLLSGYHVQRTSLQGCICCDMQNDLIAHLYQLSRDETLHHIIVEATGIANPIDILVACQDPLIAGVLSSIDTIGVIDSIRFLNRQQYSASTRRLMEDQIRASHTLFINKVDLIRSEEALDKVIEEVHTLAPHASIALSKYGQLTQKVKEGASAQSPTFTQSHAHAHYTSLKYTFNGAVAQENFARFILNLSDNVLRLKGYIQFREQPNDMFLVQYAEGLPTVENIGSDVSLPTTIVIVGEHLDKAMLRNQLDMLQFT, encoded by the coding sequence ATGAATAAAAAAAATAAATCACTTACAATTGTGCACGGTTTCCTAGGAAGTGGTAAAACCACGTTCTTAAATCATTATATGACGCAAATATTAAAAAAAGATGAGAAAGTTGCGCTCATTGTAAACGAATTTGGTGAATTTGATGTAGACAGTCATCTTTTGAGCGGTTATCATGTGCAACGTACTTCTCTACAAGGGTGTATTTGTTGTGATATGCAAAATGATTTAATTGCACATTTATATCAATTGAGTCGTGATGAAACACTGCATCATATTATTGTTGAGGCGACAGGCATTGCGAATCCGATAGATATTTTAGTTGCTTGTCAGGATCCTTTGATTGCTGGTGTGCTTTCGTCTATTGATACGATTGGGGTCATCGATAGCATTCGTTTTTTGAACAGACAGCAATACTCAGCGTCAACGCGTCGCTTAATGGAAGATCAAATTCGTGCGAGTCATACGCTCTTCATTAACAAAGTGGATTTAATACGCAGTGAAGAAGCATTGGACAAAGTCATTGAAGAAGTGCATACTTTAGCACCGCATGCTTCTATTGCACTATCAAAATATGGTCAATTAACACAAAAAGTTAAAGAAGGTGCAAGTGCACAATCCCCGACATTCACACAGAGTCATGCGCATGCTCATTACACAAGTTTAAAGTATACGTTTAATGGAGCTGTAGCACAAGAAAATTTTGCACGATTTATTTTGAATTTATCTGATAACGTTTTACGCTTGAAAGGCTATATTCAATTTCGTGAACAACCCAATGATATGTTTCTGGTTCAATATGCGGAAGGATTGCCTACTGTTGAAAATATTGGGTCGGACGTCTCATTACCGACAACGATTGTCATAGTTGGAGAACATTTAGACAAGGCCATGTTAAGAAACCAATTGGATATGTTACAATTTACTTAA
- a CDS encoding MarR family winged helix-turn-helix transcriptional regulator translates to MSDHLNLKEQVCFSLYNAQRQVNRYYSNKIFKKYKLTYPQFLVLEILWNQSPVNVKKVVTDLALDTGTVSPLLKRMEQIDLIRRERSEIDQREVFVHLTEKSRKMEPELADASQQVAEASSLTPDEVKELNRLLEKVITAFDESK, encoded by the coding sequence ATGTCTGACCATTTAAACTTAAAAGAGCAAGTATGTTTTAGTTTGTATAACGCACAAAGACAAGTTAACCGCTATTATTCAAATAAGATTTTCAAAAAATATAAGCTCACATACCCGCAATTTTTAGTATTAGAAATTTTATGGAATCAATCCCCTGTCAATGTGAAAAAAGTTGTGACTGACTTGGCACTCGATACAGGAACTGTATCACCTTTATTAAAACGTATGGAGCAAATTGATTTGATTAGGAGAGAGCGCTCTGAAATCGATCAACGCGAAGTATTTGTGCATTTGACTGAAAAAAGCAGAAAAATGGAACCTGAGTTAGCAGATGCCTCACAACAAGTTGCCGAAGCTTCTTCATTAACACCTGATGAAGTAAAAGAATTAAATCGACTACTCGAAAAAGTCATCACTGCTTTTGATGAAAGTAAATAA
- the mdh gene encoding malate dehydrogenase, with protein sequence MRRKKVSIIGSGHTGATLAFIVASRGNADVLIVDREKNESVMKGKTLDMQQSGSILGFNVHVQSTIDYADTKDSDVVVITAGVPRQPGMSRDDLVQINEQVMVDVTKKIVQYSPHCTIIVLTNPVDAMTYTVYRTSGFPSERVIGQSGVLDTARFNTFVAEALNVAVNDVTGLVLGGHGDTMVPLVRHSQVNGVPVSELLPADQLEAIVERTRNGGAEIVQLLGSGSAYYAPAAAVYEMLIAILEDQKRVLPTIAYCQGEYGLEDIYIGVPTVLGAKGMERIIELELTEQERLQLQRSAAAVENVKSALKTVES encoded by the coding sequence ATGAGACGTAAAAAAGTTTCGATTATTGGTTCAGGCCATACGGGTGCGACACTTGCATTTATCGTTGCATCAAGAGGGAATGCAGACGTGCTGATTGTCGATCGTGAAAAAAATGAATCCGTCATGAAAGGCAAAACATTGGACATGCAACAGAGTGGATCGATTTTGGGGTTTAATGTGCATGTGCAATCGACAATCGATTATGCGGATACGAAAGATTCTGATGTCGTGGTTATTACAGCTGGTGTCCCACGTCAGCCTGGGATGAGTCGTGACGATCTTGTGCAAATCAACGAACAAGTGATGGTGGACGTGACAAAGAAGATTGTTCAGTATTCACCACATTGTACGATTATTGTATTAACTAACCCAGTGGATGCAATGACGTATACCGTGTATCGCACGTCAGGTTTTCCAAGCGAGCGTGTCATCGGTCAATCGGGTGTGTTAGACACAGCAAGATTTAACACGTTTGTCGCAGAAGCGTTAAATGTCGCAGTCAATGATGTGACAGGACTCGTGCTTGGAGGGCATGGGGATACGATGGTTCCGTTAGTTCGTCATAGCCAGGTGAATGGCGTACCAGTATCAGAATTACTCCCCGCGGATCAATTAGAAGCCATCGTGGAAAGAACGCGTAACGGCGGTGCGGAAATTGTACAACTGTTAGGAAGTGGATCCGCATACTATGCACCTGCTGCAGCAGTGTACGAAATGCTTATTGCGATTTTAGAAGATCAAAAACGCGTTTTACCAACGATTGCATATTGTCAAGGTGAGTATGGATTAGAGGATATTTATATCGGTGTTCCAACAGTACTCGGTGCAAAAGGGATGGAACGTATTATCGAGTTGGAGTTAACGGAGCAGGAACGTTTACAGTTGCAACGTTCAGCGGCAGCGGTAGAAAACGTTAAGTCGGCTTTAAAAACAGTGGAAAGTTAA
- the cydC gene encoding thiol reductant ABC exporter subunit CydC, which produces MKKRKERIQQVIQMRWHRDIVMAIFIGIVGSLVALSMFFLSGYMITQSAKGAPLYALMGLIVTVKLFGFIRAIARYYERLRSHRATFTMLRDIRVQLYRSLIPLVPDVFRKFRSSDLLGKMVTHVESLQNVYLRVYYPPIVIGVVTLISACVLIFFSWIHAVVLMITMCLTLLVFPAVQVKQAIDIRQQVNMTQEQWMHEYYDYVSGQEELQRFNSMQRYYTHMKASEQAFSDAEHRAQRGHLKYNYFRDLISMVALLFSLVLAIVMVESQKLDVIYVMSIILMVLTLLEQAVPMSQVAEYKSETDLAQQRLSEVLQHDHAIVGERKTHIAPLPQSALLYALAHTTLYYDTQQRPSVDDLNLQIHKGEHVAIVGVSGSGKSTLLQLLMGLYTPSEGRIMVDDEELQSIDRPAYYAQLNTLLQHPHFYDGTVYENLLTEAPYAHCRKVLDQLGLEKVSLDRHLTLTQNTLSGGEIQRLALARLFLRDCPVWLLDEPTTALDVKHAEEVMAYIHQSAETLVVATHDIQYLNQFDRVIVMNEGRIEADCTPEAFLKGWGEGKES; this is translated from the coding sequence ATGAAAAAGCGCAAGGAACGTATTCAACAAGTGATACAAATGCGATGGCATCGAGATATCGTTATGGCAATTTTCATTGGCATTGTGGGAAGTCTTGTGGCATTGAGCATGTTCTTTTTAAGTGGTTACATGATTACCCAAAGTGCGAAAGGTGCGCCCCTATATGCTTTAATGGGTCTAATTGTTACTGTGAAATTATTCGGATTTATTCGTGCGATTGCGAGATACTATGAGCGGTTGCGTTCGCATCGGGCTACTTTTACGATGCTTAGAGATATTCGAGTGCAATTGTACCGAAGCTTAATTCCCTTGGTTCCTGATGTCTTTCGAAAGTTTCGTTCAAGTGACTTACTTGGGAAAATGGTCACGCATGTGGAGTCATTACAAAATGTTTATTTGCGTGTATACTATCCCCCTATTGTTATAGGTGTCGTGACCCTCATTTCTGCATGTGTGCTAATCTTTTTTTCGTGGATTCATGCGGTGGTGTTGATGATCACGATGTGTCTGACTTTACTTGTTTTTCCTGCTGTACAAGTGAAACAAGCCATTGATATTCGACAACAAGTCAATATGACACAGGAACAATGGATGCACGAGTACTATGATTATGTCTCTGGACAGGAGGAGTTGCAACGTTTTAATAGTATGCAACGTTATTACACTCACATGAAAGCGTCTGAACAAGCATTCAGTGACGCGGAGCATCGTGCGCAACGTGGTCATTTAAAATATAACTATTTCAGAGATTTAATCAGTATGGTCGCCTTGCTTTTCAGTCTTGTTTTAGCGATTGTAATGGTAGAAAGTCAAAAATTAGATGTTATTTACGTGATGAGTATCATTTTAATGGTATTAACACTGTTAGAACAAGCTGTTCCAATGAGCCAAGTGGCTGAATATAAAAGTGAGACAGATTTGGCCCAACAACGCTTATCAGAGGTTTTACAGCATGATCACGCTATAGTTGGGGAAAGGAAAACACATATTGCACCGTTACCACAAAGCGCTCTCCTTTATGCATTAGCGCATACAACGCTCTATTACGACACCCAGCAACGACCCAGTGTTGATGATTTGAATCTCCAAATTCATAAAGGCGAACATGTTGCAATTGTTGGTGTATCAGGATCAGGAAAGTCGACATTATTACAGTTGCTCATGGGCTTATACACGCCGAGTGAGGGGAGAATAATGGTAGACGATGAAGAGTTGCAATCCATAGACCGCCCTGCTTATTATGCACAGTTAAATACGTTGTTACAACATCCGCATTTCTATGATGGGACAGTGTATGAAAATTTATTAACAGAGGCACCGTATGCACATTGTCGAAAGGTGTTGGATCAACTCGGTCTTGAAAAGGTGAGCTTGGATCGGCATTTAACACTTACTCAAAACACATTGTCTGGAGGAGAGATTCAACGTTTAGCGTTGGCACGGCTTTTTTTAAGAGATTGTCCGGTTTGGTTATTAGATGAACCGACGACAGCTTTAGATGTAAAGCATGCAGAAGAAGTCATGGCATATATTCATCAAAGTGCAGAAACACTCGTCGTTGCGACCCACGATATTCAATATTTAAACCAGTTTGACCGTGTGATTGTAATGAATGAAGGTAGAATTGAAGCGGATTGCACGCCAGAAGCATTTTTAAAAGGATGGGGCGAAGGTAAGGAAAGTTAA
- a CDS encoding SA0632 family lipoprotein yields the protein MKKKLIVMIGTIFLLSGCGNNEKEKLQNEIQSLEKEQQALQEENKKLKEQGKKLDDQIKDLEQSIEKAKTSDDKKEKSKSKASKKDAKTTDQSEQSSQSEDQSSATDTSGTKKSH from the coding sequence ATGAAAAAAAAGCTGATTGTGATGATAGGAACGATATTCTTGTTATCAGGCTGTGGTAATAATGAAAAAGAAAAATTACAAAACGAAATTCAATCGTTAGAAAAAGAACAGCAAGCTTTGCAAGAAGAAAATAAAAAATTAAAAGAGCAAGGTAAGAAGTTGGACGATCAAATTAAAGACCTTGAACAGTCTATTGAAAAAGCTAAAACCTCAGATGACAAAAAAGAAAAAAGTAAGTCAAAAGCGTCGAAAAAAGATGCCAAAACAACAGATCAATCAGAGCAATCATCTCAATCTGAGGATCAATCAAGTGCAACGGACACATCTGGCACTAAAAAAAGTCATTAA
- a CDS encoding undecaprenyl-diphosphate phosphatase, whose protein sequence is MLFFELIKAIILGIVEGMTEFAPVSSTGHMILVDDLWLKSTSFLGAQSAFTFKIVIQLGSITAAAWIFRHKYFEMLHIGKYAPKHQPGRRSKPRRLNLIHILIGMIPAGILGLLFDNLIEKYLFSIPTVLFGLFIGAIYMIIADKYSVTVKNPKKLDEITYFQAFVIGLSQAVAMWPGFSRSGSTISTGVLMKLDHKSASDFTFIMAVPIMLAASGLSIIKHIDYLKFADLPFYIFGFLAAFVFGFISIRLFLKLIQNVKLLPFALYRIVLVVIIAVVYFGIL, encoded by the coding sequence ATGTTATTTTTCGAATTAATTAAAGCCATTATCCTCGGTATTGTCGAGGGAATGACAGAATTCGCACCCGTTTCATCTACCGGGCACATGATTTTAGTCGATGATTTATGGTTAAAATCCACTTCTTTTTTAGGTGCACAATCTGCCTTCACCTTTAAAATCGTGATTCAACTCGGTTCCATTACTGCAGCAGCATGGATTTTTCGTCATAAGTACTTCGAAATGTTACATATCGGAAAATATGCGCCAAAGCACCAACCCGGTCGTCGCTCTAAGCCACGCCGTCTCAATCTCATTCATATTCTTATTGGGATGATTCCAGCAGGGATACTCGGTTTACTTTTCGATAACCTCATTGAAAAGTATTTGTTCAGTATCCCAACCGTTTTATTTGGGCTGTTCATCGGTGCGATCTATATGATCATCGCGGATAAATATAGCGTTACCGTTAAAAATCCAAAAAAATTAGACGAAATCACGTATTTCCAAGCATTTGTTATTGGCCTTTCTCAAGCAGTGGCAATGTGGCCAGGTTTTTCTCGTTCAGGTTCAACCATTTCAACAGGGGTATTAATGAAATTAGATCACAAGTCTGCTTCTGATTTTACTTTTATTATGGCTGTGCCTATTATGCTTGCTGCAAGTGGTTTATCGATTATTAAACATATAGATTATCTTAAGTTTGCAGACCTACCATTTTATATATTTGGTTTCTTAGCAGCATTCGTATTCGGATTTATCTCCATCAGACTCTTTTTGAAATTGATTCAAAATGTTAAATTATTACCATTTGCGCTTTATCGTATCGTACTTGTCGTGATTATTGCTGTTGTCTACTTCGGCATTTTATAA